Proteins encoded in a region of the Flavobacterium sp. MDT1-60 genome:
- a CDS encoding helix-turn-helix domain-containing protein, with protein MDISEETFIMNLGIHIRQLREKKGLSQQDLADDCGIPRNQIGRIERAKINTGIKTLIRIANALDIELTELLSFQLK; from the coding sequence ATGGATATTTCAGAAGAAACTTTTATTATGAATCTTGGAATTCATATTAGGCAATTACGTGAAAAAAAAGGTTTATCTCAACAGGATTTAGCTGATGATTGTGGTATTCCAAGGAATCAGATTGGCAGAATTGAAAGAGCTAAAATAAATACAGGTATAAAAACTCTTATAAGAATTGCAAATGCTTTAGATATTGAACTTACTGAATTGCTCAGTTTTCAATTAAAATAA
- the tnpA gene encoding IS200/IS605 family transposase: protein MANTYSQLYIHIVFAVKGRQSLISANWKEEIYKYITGIVTNKGQKLIAINGMPDHIHILIGLKPDKSISDLVRDIKSNSSKFINDRKWINAKFEWQTGFGAFSCSHSQLKNVINYIQRQEENHKTKTFKEEYIEFLQLFNIEFKDEYLFSEI from the coding sequence ATGGCAAATACGTATTCGCAATTATACATTCATATTGTTTTTGCAGTCAAGGGAAGACAAAGCCTGATTTCAGCAAATTGGAAGGAAGAAATTTATAAATATATTACTGGTATTGTTACAAATAAGGGACAAAAGCTAATAGCTATTAACGGAATGCCCGATCACATTCACATTTTAATAGGTTTAAAACCAGATAAGTCGATTTCAGATTTAGTTAGAGATATAAAATCAAATTCATCAAAGTTTATAAATGATAGAAAATGGATTAACGCAAAGTTCGAATGGCAAACTGGATTTGGAGCTTTCTCATGCAGTCATTCTCAATTAAAAAATGTTATAAATTATATTCAACGTCAGGAAGAAAATCATAAAACAAAAACTTTCAAAGAAGAATACATTGAATTTTTGCAATTATTTAATATTGAGTTTAAAGATGAATATCTATTTAGTGAGATTTAA
- a CDS encoding topoisomerase II produces MSIYSQQEIESLKQLDEEMTSELEAMLPEVLHNFSKEKGRACSVHSLHGTIGGKNNTYVDSIRTQFSDPNDFKAKWLEGFIAYIGDKSYSPLRNLMKDKTFRNYTLTFLERNFYRNLLARTRIKPNESLWKIWFGGGKFFWGLIIAPTFREKIWTNDVSEIRRANYMYWTVGHVMETGLIDPENNGSYKFDKLDDLLNFYRSILKRVSNSQYEKEIFDHYVEYLKCSEDPFSEPFLIPELRYAGLEVDHEHRLDFTILNSHTMDMIGFEFSPHSTHMSVSKIKDKLQKDVNSELSIKWNKEMMKRNKYFSNFGITTVTFTDDNLLNIPNCFETMKHYLSTRPKTKVNLDEQIARLENI; encoded by the coding sequence ATGAGTATATATTCACAACAAGAAATTGAAAGTTTAAAACAACTTGATGAAGAAATGACTTCAGAATTAGAAGCTATGCTACCAGAAGTATTACATAACTTTAGTAAAGAAAAAGGACGAGCATGTTCTGTTCATTCATTACATGGTACAATTGGGGGAAAAAATAATACTTATGTTGATAGCATCCGTACTCAATTTAGTGATCCAAATGATTTTAAAGCGAAATGGCTTGAAGGATTTATAGCTTATATTGGAGATAAATCATATTCACCATTAAGAAATCTTATGAAAGATAAAACTTTTAGAAACTATACATTAACTTTTCTTGAACGCAATTTTTATAGAAATCTTTTAGCACGAACTAGAATAAAACCTAATGAAAGTCTGTGGAAAATTTGGTTTGGTGGAGGGAAATTCTTTTGGGGGTTAATAATTGCTCCAACATTTAGAGAAAAGATTTGGACTAATGATGTGAGTGAAATTAGAAGAGCAAATTATATGTATTGGACTGTAGGGCATGTAATGGAAACTGGTTTAATTGATCCTGAAAATAATGGATCATACAAATTTGATAAACTTGATGATTTACTAAATTTTTATAGGAGTATTTTGAAAAGGGTTTCTAACTCACAATATGAAAAAGAAATTTTTGATCATTATGTAGAATATCTAAAATGTTCGGAAGATCCATTTTCGGAACCATTTTTAATTCCAGAATTAAGATATGCTGGATTAGAAGTTGACCACGAACATCGATTAGATTTTACAATTTTAAATTCGCACACAATGGACATGATAGGATTTGAGTTTAGTCCCCACTCTACACATATGTCAGTTTCAAAAATTAAAGACAAGCTCCAAAAAGATGTAAATTCAGAATTAAGTATTAAATGGAACAAAGAAATGATGAAAAGAAATAAATATTTTTCAAATTTCGGAATTACTACAGTAACGTTTACAGATGATAACCTACTAAATATTCCTAATTGTTTTGAAACAATGAAACATTATTTATCTACCAGACCCAAAACCAAAGTTAATCTAGATGAACAAATAGCTAGATTAGAAAATATATAA
- a CDS encoding glycosyl hydrolase family 18 protein, with protein MKHYYRLLFLLLFPLLALAQPAHGKKVVGYYAQWSIYARDFNVPKIDGSKLTHLNYSFYGTTYDPAHPENTKLLCLDSYADFEHMEGGIPWDAPVKGNFYDLKKLKEKYPHLKILISVGGWTKGQDLSPIAASPVARAALAADMANFIVTYPFIDGFDIDWEYPLSGGTDGTEVINGAPIPPQKYSPDDNKNLVYLLKAMRQAMPNKLVTIAAGNNVRNVAKQYLGPLNRGQYGMSEDISTYCDYITYFGYDFGGNWYDKTCLNAPLYSSGNSNDPLYGATQSESLDELTSQYLNVVGFPANKLIMGLPFYGKKFDHVANNGTNPNLPGLFVSAPRDIVSGCTNPQNPIGTWDGPAACERSGSIEICDLVGNPVTNSHPYLDPNTMLVTPTAAAAGWVRYFDNTTKVPYLYNATLKQFISYEDKQSMDLKVQYIKSRNLAGGMVWELSQDTRGSLPNALLNQIDTSFGSVVPGTVSIAGSVKNGSALVSDVTVELRDASNAVLQTVVSTAGNFTFNNLPSGQTYKLTALKATYTFTPVTLTNVTVNQTAVVINGTQPTYTVSGTVLDGTTPVSGVTVTATSGATVLTAVSNASGVYSVAGLTAGLNFTVTATKSGFSYTPTSTVYNAIDANKTLNFVQGAPIVYYTVSGTILNNTTPVSGVTVTATSTGGTFTATTNTSGVYSIANLPSGGNYTVTAALAGQTYTPASTVYTNLTANKTLNFTQDVIVVGASKISGTVKNGTIAVSGAKVELILPWTDNTHPYLSKIAITDAQGKYSFDNALLTGYSTISSLKLNTWENGEVVYLPNNLTNFAVPANPTVYDFNTGAVTTTYTVSGTVLNGATPVSGATISAVTGTTTLTAVSDASGNYSIANLVSGLNYTVTIAKTGLTFTPASTVYNAISSNKTLNFTQVVTPVYYTVSGTVLNGATPVSGATISAVTGTTTLTATSDASGNYSVANLVSGSNYTVTIAKTGLTFTPASTVYNAISSNKTLNFTQVVTPVYYTVSGTVKNGTTAVSGVIVSATSGTTTLTATSDASGNYSVANLVAGSDYAVTAAKTGLSFSPATTVYTAINANKTLNFTQNVTSGNLISGTVKNGSTPVSGAKVELILPWTDNTHGYVSIIATTDASGNFSYNNSALAGYSIITSLKLNSWENGETAYFPNNLTNFAVPTTPQVYNFNTNTVSPPQVTITSPSLATVAIAPGTAIQLKATASVDASLTISSVIFNINGQNITAALSGTEYVANWTPTTADFNKNYTLKATVTASSGATAENTKAFFLQCSGTTCPNSLPVITWNSPSNTTVYQNSFQVVPISVTAVDSDGSVSGVSITINGGTFNMTAGANNTYTYNFTPSAYQDYSVVIKATDNQSGVTTLNNTIKIAQVGTNRFIPLPSKVILGYAHSWENTSAPFLYFSQMVGSKFNVVDYSFVETVNRDGYTPVLTTNDTRYLTNGVFNKQLLKNDIKSLRDSGVPVIVSIGGQNGHVVLDNVTQKNIFVNGLKAIIDEYQFDGVDIDFEGGSMNFNAGGLRDISYAGISAYPRLKNVVDAFKELKAYYGPGFLLTAAPETQYVQGGYSTYTDTFGSFLPIIQNLRSELDLLAVQLYNTGGENGLDGQYYGSAKRANMVTALTDMVIKGYNIGTTGMHFDGLPASKVLIALPACPSAAGSGYITPAEGISAMDYLRTGTTFSGRTYTMQPGGPYPSLRGLMTWSVNWDASSCGNSSELSKAYAAYFASQSAAKTLALNDISSKSNATVAYFKNDALAVTNDSEDIAQVDVFNTIGQSLVSYKNIQNSKEVLLQNQSFTTKQLFIVVVTDKAGNRKSFKVMNFLN; from the coding sequence ATGAAACATTATTACAGATTGCTTTTTTTGTTACTGTTTCCCTTACTCGCGTTAGCTCAACCGGCTCACGGAAAAAAGGTAGTAGGGTATTATGCGCAATGGTCTATCTATGCCCGGGATTTTAATGTCCCAAAGATCGACGGAAGTAAATTGACGCATTTGAATTATTCTTTTTATGGGACAACTTATGATCCTGCCCATCCGGAGAATACAAAGTTATTATGTTTAGATTCGTATGCTGATTTCGAGCATATGGAAGGCGGAATCCCTTGGGATGCTCCGGTAAAAGGAAATTTTTATGATTTGAAAAAATTAAAAGAAAAGTATCCGCATCTTAAAATTTTAATTTCTGTTGGAGGATGGACTAAAGGTCAGGATCTTTCTCCAATTGCTGCAAGTCCTGTTGCAAGAGCCGCTTTGGCTGCAGATATGGCAAACTTCATTGTAACTTATCCATTTATTGACGGATTTGACATTGACTGGGAATATCCTCTTTCCGGAGGAACAGACGGTACTGAAGTAATTAACGGAGCTCCAATTCCTCCACAAAAGTACAGCCCGGACGACAACAAAAACTTAGTGTATTTATTGAAAGCAATGCGTCAGGCAATGCCGAATAAATTGGTTACAATCGCTGCCGGAAATAATGTTCGAAATGTAGCGAAACAATATCTTGGCCCACTGAATAGAGGACAATACGGAATGTCAGAAGATATTTCGACGTATTGCGATTACATTACTTATTTTGGATATGATTTTGGTGGAAACTGGTACGATAAAACCTGTCTTAACGCTCCTTTATATTCAAGTGGAAATTCAAATGATCCGCTATACGGAGCAACTCAATCTGAATCACTTGACGAATTGACGAGCCAATATTTGAATGTTGTTGGTTTTCCTGCGAATAAATTAATCATGGGATTACCTTTTTACGGGAAAAAATTTGATCATGTTGCTAATAACGGAACCAATCCAAATTTACCTGGATTATTTGTTTCTGCACCACGTGATATCGTTTCAGGATGTACAAATCCACAAAATCCAATCGGAACCTGGGACGGACCCGCTGCCTGTGAACGATCAGGAAGTATTGAAATTTGTGATTTAGTTGGAAATCCTGTTACCAATTCACATCCTTATTTAGATCCAAATACCATGTTAGTTACACCAACCGCCGCTGCTGCTGGATGGGTTAGGTATTTTGACAATACAACTAAAGTTCCTTACTTATACAATGCGACTTTAAAACAGTTTATCTCTTATGAGGATAAACAATCAATGGATTTAAAGGTGCAATATATTAAATCGAGAAACCTTGCCGGTGGTATGGTTTGGGAATTATCTCAGGATACAAGAGGTTCTCTTCCAAATGCCTTATTAAACCAAATTGATACTTCTTTTGGAAGCGTTGTTCCCGGAACAGTAAGTATTGCAGGTTCTGTTAAAAACGGATCAGCTCTGGTTTCTGATGTAACCGTTGAGTTGCGTGATGCAAGCAATGCGGTATTACAAACAGTGGTTTCTACAGCGGGAAATTTCACATTCAATAATTTACCTTCCGGACAGACTTATAAGTTAACAGCTCTAAAAGCGACTTATACTTTTACTCCGGTAACTCTAACGAATGTTACAGTTAACCAAACTGCTGTTGTAATTAACGGAACTCAGCCAACCTATACTGTAAGTGGAACAGTTTTAGACGGAACAACACCAGTATCCGGAGTTACTGTTACTGCAACTTCAGGAGCTACAGTTTTAACAGCAGTTTCAAATGCAAGTGGCGTTTATAGTGTTGCAGGTTTAACAGCCGGACTTAACTTCACAGTTACGGCAACAAAATCTGGATTCTCTTATACGCCAACTTCTACAGTTTATAATGCAATCGATGCGAACAAAACATTAAATTTTGTTCAGGGCGCACCAATTGTATATTATACGGTAAGCGGAACTATTTTAAACAATACAACTCCGGTTTCAGGAGTTACAGTTACAGCAACTTCTACAGGAGGAACTTTCACTGCAACTACAAACACAAGCGGAGTTTATTCGATTGCTAATTTACCATCTGGCGGAAATTATACAGTTACTGCTGCTTTAGCAGGACAAACGTACACTCCGGCTTCAACAGTTTATACTAATTTAACGGCCAATAAAACATTGAATTTTACACAAGATGTTATTGTAGTTGGTGCAAGTAAAATTAGTGGAACAGTTAAGAATGGTACAATTGCAGTTTCAGGTGCAAAAGTCGAATTGATTTTGCCCTGGACAGATAATACACATCCTTATTTAAGTAAAATTGCAATTACAGATGCGCAAGGAAAATACAGTTTTGACAATGCTCTTTTAACGGGATATAGCACTATTTCAAGTTTAAAGTTAAACACTTGGGAAAACGGAGAGGTTGTTTATTTACCAAATAATCTAACGAACTTTGCTGTTCCAGCAAATCCAACTGTTTATGATTTTAATACAGGTGCAGTTACAACAACTTACACGGTTAGTGGAACAGTTCTTAATGGAGCCACTCCAGTTTCAGGAGCTACAATCTCAGCAGTTACAGGAACTACAACTTTAACAGCGGTTTCAGATGCTTCAGGAAATTATAGTATTGCTAATTTGGTTTCAGGATTAAATTACACAGTAACAATTGCTAAAACAGGATTGACATTTACACCAGCTTCGACAGTTTATAACGCAATCAGTTCTAATAAAACGCTGAATTTTACACAAGTTGTAACGCCAGTATATTATACTGTTAGCGGAACAGTTTTAAACGGAGCAACTCCAGTTTCTGGCGCAACGATTTCAGCAGTTACAGGAACTACAACTTTAACAGCGACTTCAGATGCTTCAGGAAATTACAGCGTTGCTAATTTGGTTTCAGGATCAAATTATACGGTAACTATTGCTAAAACAGGATTGACATTCACACCTGCTTCAACGGTTTATAATGCAATTAGCTCTAATAAAACCTTGAATTTTACTCAGGTTGTAACTCCTGTTTATTACACAGTAAGCGGAACAGTTAAAAATGGAACTACAGCAGTTTCAGGAGTAATAGTTTCTGCTACTTCAGGAACTACAACTTTAACAGCAACTTCAGATGCTTCAGGAAATTACAGTGTTGCCAATTTAGTTGCAGGTTCAGATTATGCTGTAACAGCGGCTAAAACAGGTTTGAGTTTCAGTCCGGCTACTACAGTTTATACTGCAATTAACGCAAATAAAACGTTGAACTTTACTCAAAATGTTACAAGTGGAAACTTAATCAGCGGAACAGTTAAAAATGGTTCAACTCCAGTTTCTGGTGCTAAAGTAGAATTGATTTTACCTTGGACGGATAATACTCATGGGTACGTAAGTATTATCGCAACCACAGATGCTTCAGGAAATTTCAGCTATAACAATTCGGCTTTAGCTGGATATTCAATCATCACAAGTTTAAAATTGAATTCATGGGAAAATGGTGAAACGGCCTATTTTCCAAATAATTTGACAAACTTCGCGGTGCCAACAACGCCACAAGTTTACAACTTCAACACAAACACTGTTTCGCCACCTCAGGTTACAATTACAAGTCCATCATTGGCAACTGTAGCGATAGCTCCGGGAACTGCCATTCAGCTTAAGGCAACGGCAAGTGTCGACGCTAGCTTAACTATTTCGTCAGTAATTTTTAACATAAACGGACAAAATATTACAGCAGCACTTTCAGGAACAGAATATGTAGCAAACTGGACTCCGACTACAGCAGATTTTAATAAAAATTATACGCTGAAAGCAACAGTAACCGCTTCAAGCGGTGCAACTGCCGAAAACACAAAAGCGTTCTTTTTACAATGTTCAGGAACAACTTGTCCTAATTCATTGCCGGTAATTACTTGGAATTCACCATCGAATACTACTGTATACCAGAATTCTTTCCAGGTTGTGCCAATTTCAGTTACAGCTGTTGATAGTGACGGATCGGTTTCAGGTGTTAGTATTACAATAAATGGCGGTACATTTAACATGACAGCAGGTGCAAATAATACCTATACGTATAATTTTACACCATCTGCTTATCAGGATTATTCAGTTGTAATCAAAGCAACCGATAATCAATCTGGTGTAACTACATTAAACAATACAATTAAAATTGCTCAAGTGGGCACTAATAGATTCATTCCGCTCCCATCTAAAGTTATTTTAGGATATGCACATTCTTGGGAAAATACTTCTGCGCCATTTTTATATTTTTCTCAAATGGTGGGAAGTAAATTTAACGTAGTTGATTATTCTTTCGTAGAAACAGTTAATCGTGATGGTTATACACCAGTATTAACTACAAATGACACTAGATATCTGACCAATGGTGTTTTCAATAAGCAATTGTTGAAAAATGATATAAAATCCTTAAGAGATAGCGGAGTTCCTGTTATTGTCTCTATTGGAGGTCAAAATGGTCATGTTGTTTTGGACAATGTAACTCAAAAAAATATTTTTGTTAATGGTCTAAAAGCAATCATTGATGAGTATCAATTTGATGGTGTTGATATTGATTTTGAAGGCGGATCGATGAATTTTAATGCAGGAGGTTTAAGAGATATTTCTTATGCGGGTATTTCTGCTTATCCAAGATTAAAAAACGTAGTAGATGCTTTCAAAGAATTAAAAGCGTACTATGGCCCTGGATTTTTATTAACTGCAGCTCCGGAAACACAATACGTACAAGGAGGATATTCGACCTATACTGATACTTTTGGTTCTTTCCTGCCAATCATTCAAAACCTACGTAGTGAATTGGATTTGTTAGCAGTACAATTGTATAATACAGGAGGAGAAAACGGATTAGATGGTCAATACTATGGTTCAGCTAAGAGAGCAAACATGGTAACAGCCCTAACTGATATGGTGATAAAAGGGTATAACATTGGTACAACAGGAATGCATTTTGATGGTTTACCGGCCTCAAAAGTTCTTATTGCATTACCAGCTTGTCCAAGTGCAGCAGGTAGCGGTTATATAACGCCGGCAGAAGGAATTAGTGCTATGGATTATTTAAGAACCGGAACCACTTTTTCAGGAAGAACATACACTATGCAGCCAGGCGGACCATATCCTTCTTTAAGAGGTTTAATGACCTGGTCTGTAAACTGGGATGCATCTTCTTGTGGTAATTCATCTGAATTATCTAAAGCGTATGCCGCTTATTTCGCTTCGCAGTCGGCAGCAAAAACATTAGCTCTGAATGATATTTCTTCAAAAAGCAATGCTACGGTAGCTTATTTTAAAAATGATGCTTTAGCAGTTACAAATGACTCAGAAGATATTGCTCAGGTAGACGTTTTTAATACTATCGGACAATCATTAGTAAGTTATAAAAACATTCAAAATAGTAAAGAAGTCCTGCTTCAAAACCAAAGTTTTACAACAAAACAATTGTTCATCGTTGTAGTAACTGACAAAGCAGGAAACAGAAAATCATTCAAAGTAATGAACTTTTTAAACTAG
- a CDS encoding ABC-F family ATP-binding cassette domain-containing protein, whose product MLTVNNLSVQFGKRILFDEVNTTFTHGNIYGVIGANGAGKSTFLKIISGDIDPTSGHIHLEPGKRMSVLNQNHNMFDEHTVLETVLMGNKVLYAVKKEMDELYLDYNDKNADRIGELQVQFEEMNGWNADSDAASMLSNLGINEEHHYTLMGDLEGKIKVRVLLAQALFGNPDLLIMDEPTNDLDFETIAWLENFLANYENTVIVVSHDRHFLDSVCTHISDIDFGKINHYSGNYTFWYESSQLAAKQRAQQNKKAEEKKQELEEFIRRFSANVAKSKQATSRKKMISKLNISDIKPSSRRYPAIIFDQDREAGDQILNVENLEASVEGDLLFKGVHLNMAKGDKIVLFSKDSRATTAFYEILNGNQQADAGTFDWGITTNQAYLPAENHSFFENDLTLVDWLRQYAKTEEERDEVFIRGFLGKMIFSGEEALKTSRVLSGGEKVRCMLSRMMMERANILMLDEPTNHLDLESITAFNNSLKNFKGSVIFTTHDHEFAQTVGNRVVELTPNGAIDRYMTFDEYLEDDKIQELRKKMYNL is encoded by the coding sequence ATGTTAACAGTCAATAATTTATCAGTTCAATTTGGCAAACGAATTTTGTTTGACGAAGTAAATACCACTTTCACTCACGGAAATATTTACGGCGTTATTGGAGCCAATGGTGCTGGAAAATCTACTTTTCTAAAAATCATTTCGGGTGATATCGACCCAACTTCTGGCCACATTCATTTAGAACCAGGAAAACGTATGTCGGTTTTGAACCAAAATCACAACATGTTCGACGAGCATACGGTTTTGGAAACCGTTTTGATGGGAAATAAAGTTTTGTATGCTGTTAAAAAAGAAATGGATGAACTTTATTTAGACTACAACGACAAAAACGCTGACAGAATTGGAGAGCTTCAGGTTCAGTTTGAAGAAATGAACGGATGGAATGCAGATTCTGACGCTGCGTCAATGTTGTCTAACTTAGGAATCAACGAAGAGCATCATTATACATTAATGGGAGATCTAGAGGGGAAAATAAAAGTTCGAGTGCTTTTGGCGCAGGCGCTTTTTGGAAACCCGGATTTGCTTATTATGGATGAGCCTACCAACGATTTGGATTTCGAGACAATCGCCTGGTTAGAAAATTTCTTAGCCAATTATGAAAACACAGTAATCGTAGTATCTCACGACCGTCACTTTTTAGATTCGGTTTGTACACATATTTCTGATATTGATTTCGGAAAAATCAATCACTATTCAGGAAACTATACGTTTTGGTACGAGTCTAGCCAATTAGCGGCAAAACAACGTGCACAGCAAAACAAAAAAGCAGAAGAGAAGAAACAAGAACTTGAAGAATTTATTCGTCGTTTTAGTGCAAACGTTGCTAAATCAAAACAGGCAACTTCTCGTAAAAAAATGATTTCTAAATTGAACATTTCAGATATCAAACCTTCAAGCCGTCGTTATCCTGCAATTATTTTTGATCAGGATCGTGAGGCAGGAGATCAGATTTTGAATGTTGAAAATTTAGAAGCTTCTGTAGAAGGTGATCTTTTGTTTAAAGGTGTTCATTTGAATATGGCGAAAGGCGACAAAATCGTTCTTTTCTCTAAAGATTCACGTGCTACAACCGCTTTCTACGAAATATTAAACGGAAACCAGCAAGCTGATGCCGGAACTTTTGATTGGGGAATTACAACCAACCAAGCCTATTTGCCAGCTGAAAATCATTCTTTCTTTGAAAATGATTTGACTTTGGTAGACTGGTTACGTCAATATGCAAAAACAGAAGAAGAGCGCGATGAGGTTTTTATTAGAGGTTTCTTAGGGAAAATGATTTTCTCTGGAGAAGAAGCTTTAAAAACAAGCCGTGTGTTATCAGGAGGAGAAAAAGTACGTTGTATGCTATCCAGAATGATGATGGAACGCGCTAATATCTTAATGTTAGACGAACCAACAAATCACTTAGATTTGGAGTCGATTACCGCTTTTAACAACTCATTGAAAAATTTTAAAGGTTCTGTGATTTTTACAACGCATGATCACGAGTTTGCACAAACTGTTGGTAATAGAGTAGTGGAGTTAACGCCAAACGGAGCAATCGACCGTTACATGACGTTTGACGAATACTTGGAAGATGATAAAATCCAGGAATTAAGAAAGAAAATGTACAATCTTTAA
- a CDS encoding dihydrofolate reductase family protein: MRKIIVITMITIDGVMQAPGGPEEDTSGGFEYGGWVATFGDEEYGNVMQEQMKPADILLGRKTFDIFEDYWPKHAEGWPGINEVTKYVLSSSRKNSDWENTEFLSTIEDIKKLKNSEGGDIKVWGSATLVQLLLQHDLVDELGLLIYPIILGKGKKLFDDSSTPAGFTLIESTVTPSGVIAVSYKRGGEVKTGTIGE; encoded by the coding sequence ATGAGAAAAATAATCGTCATAACCATGATTACAATCGATGGCGTAATGCAGGCACCTGGTGGTCCTGAAGAAGATACTTCGGGTGGTTTTGAATACGGAGGCTGGGTGGCGACTTTTGGAGATGAAGAATATGGCAATGTCATGCAGGAACAAATGAAACCTGCCGATATTCTTTTGGGCAGAAAAACATTTGATATTTTTGAAGACTATTGGCCAAAACATGCAGAAGGCTGGCCGGGAATTAATGAAGTTACTAAATACGTTTTGTCTTCCTCCAGAAAAAACTCTGACTGGGAAAATACCGAATTTCTTTCTACTATCGAAGACATCAAAAAACTCAAAAATTCAGAAGGCGGAGACATTAAAGTTTGGGGAAGCGCAACACTTGTTCAACTCTTGCTTCAACATGATTTAGTTGATGAACTTGGACTCTTAATTTATCCCATCATTTTAGGCAAAGGAAAAAAATTGTTTGATGATAGTTCAACTCCGGCGGGATTTACCTTAATTGAAAGTACGGTTACGCCAAGCGGTGTTATTGCGGTGAGTTATAAACGCGGTGGAGAAGTTAAGACCGGAACTATTGGAGAGTAA
- a CDS encoding TlpA disulfide reductase family protein yields the protein MQKFISLITLLFIFTSSFSQTKYGKPEVDPIQIQSKYSDWSNYQRKKIMLSRDFKAFDFDSKEISKETFLSELTNGNFIPIRLKSDDSIYYYKLFKIDPKTDSSIKATINQIGFDALKNYKMEGSAFPKFSFKDLNGNEVSNETMKGKIIVIKCWYIHCTPCIREFPQVNRLAAEYKDRKDILFISLAEDSPEQLKAFLARKPLSYAVIPNMKIYMNETLDLNAFPTHFILNKEGLISKVLPNFESLEVALAKESKL from the coding sequence ATGCAGAAATTCATCAGTCTAATTACACTTCTTTTCATTTTTACTTCTTCCTTCAGCCAAACCAAATACGGAAAACCAGAAGTCGATCCCATTCAAATTCAAAGTAAATACAGCGATTGGTCAAATTATCAACGGAAAAAAATAATGCTTTCCAGAGATTTTAAGGCATTTGATTTTGATTCGAAAGAAATTTCAAAAGAAACTTTTCTGAGCGAATTGACCAACGGAAATTTTATTCCAATCCGATTAAAATCGGATGATTCGATTTATTATTACAAACTGTTCAAAATTGACCCAAAAACAGATTCAAGTATAAAAGCAACCATCAATCAAATAGGTTTTGATGCCCTTAAAAACTATAAAATGGAAGGCAGTGCTTTTCCTAAATTTTCATTTAAAGATTTAAACGGAAATGAAGTTTCAAACGAAACCATGAAAGGAAAAATCATTGTGATAAAATGCTGGTACATTCACTGCACGCCATGTATAAGAGAATTTCCACAGGTAAACCGTTTAGCAGCAGAATATAAAGACAGAAAAGACATTCTCTTTATAAGTTTAGCCGAAGATTCTCCAGAACAACTAAAGGCCTTTTTAGCAAGAAAGCCATTGTCCTATGCTGTTATTCCAAACATGAAAATCTACATGAACGAAACATTGGATTTAAATGCTTTCCCTACGCATTTTATCCTGAACAAAGAAGGTTTGATTTCGAAAGTCTTGCCCAATTTCGAAAGCTTGGAAGTTGCGCTGGCAAAGGAAAGTAAACTGTAG
- the pyrR gene encoding bifunctional pyr operon transcriptional regulator/uracil phosphoribosyltransferase PyrR has product MSQKVLLNSKEVTIILHRLACQLIEKHLDFSDTILVGIQPRGVFLAERLKQILENEYLTPEISLGYLDITFFRDDFRRTDKPLEANKTQINFIVENKKVIFIDDVLFTGRSIRSALTAIQSFGRPSEIELLVLIDRRFSRNLPIQPDYRGRQVDAINDEKVKVSWKENEGEDAVYLITN; this is encoded by the coding sequence ATGAGCCAAAAAGTATTACTTAATTCAAAAGAAGTTACTATCATACTCCATCGTTTGGCTTGTCAGTTAATCGAAAAACATCTTGATTTCTCTGATACTATTTTAGTCGGAATTCAGCCAAGAGGCGTTTTTTTAGCTGAACGTTTAAAACAAATATTAGAAAACGAATACCTGACTCCTGAAATTTCTTTGGGATATTTAGACATCACTTTTTTTAGAGATGATTTTCGTCGTACGGATAAACCGCTTGAAGCCAATAAAACTCAAATCAATTTTATAGTAGAAAATAAAAAAGTCATTTTTATCGATGACGTTTTGTTTACCGGACGAAGCATTCGTTCTGCCTTAACCGCAATTCAGTCTTTCGGAAGACCGTCAGAAATCGAATTGTTAGTATTAATCGACAGACGTTTTAGCAGAAACCTGCCCATTCAGCCCGATTATCGCGGTCGTCAGGTAGATGCCATTAACGATGAAAAAGTAAAAGTAAGCTGGAAAGAAAATGAAGGCGAAGATGCCGTATATCTGATAACGAATTAA